A portion of the Tiliqua scincoides isolate rTilSci1 chromosome 3, rTilSci1.hap2, whole genome shotgun sequence genome contains these proteins:
- the PCDH20 gene encoding protocadherin-20, which yields MGQRSSPGSSTISSRRNLPNVFIFLLFLGPFNCFASYSRATELFYSISEGLPAGVLIGNLAQDLQLQGVAENEAAAATEEKWQFQQWGKSHLSFSLASQGLGSQYVSLDNRTGELRTSVQEIDREALCTEDNVGSTVVASSSSSPVLSSESCLLLLDVLVLPQEYFRLVKVKIAIHDVNDNAPCFPMPQIYLFVPENSPVNTRLAIEHPAVDPDMGTNGVQTYQLQDDYGVFTLDVEENENGERTPYLIVMGALDREARDEYVTLINAEDGGVPPLVGTATLTIGISDINDNCPQFNDTQLNVTLFGNSSIGFHIASVHAVDVDQGINAEISYSYSQKVSQLSRTLFSLDASTGVIKLSKRINGDTPRLHRLSVLANGPGCIPAVITVLISIIKVMMRPPEVIPRFIANEAEGVVYLRELEPVNTPIAFFTIKDPDEKYKVDCYLDGDGPFRLSPYKPYHNEYLLETTKPLDYETQEQYEISVIAWNSEGFQVNKVVKVHVLDDNDNSPVFSQPLVELTIEENNAPNAFLTKLHATDADSGERGQVSYFLGPEAPSYFSLDKVTGVLTVSTQLDREEREKYRYTVKAVDSGVPPRESIATVTISVLDKNDNSPRFINKDFSFFVPENFPGFGEIGVISVTDADIGQNGWVALSVVNGSDIFVIDTGKGVLRAKVSLDREQQSSYILWVEAVDGGDPALSSTAKITILLLDINDNPPLVLFPQSNMSYLLVLPSTLPGSPITEVYAVDNDTGMNAVIAYSIIGRRGPRPESFKIDPKTGNITLEESLMQNDYGLYRLLVKVSDHGYPEPLHSTVMVNLFVNDTVSNESYIESLLRKEPDINIEEKEPQISIEPTHKRAESASCMPTLVALSIISLSSITLVTGMGIYICLRKGRKYHRGDENLEVQIPLNGRIDLHMLEKKPVEISNI from the exons ATGGGGCAGCGAtccagccctggcagcagcacgatcagCAGTCGGAGGAACCTGCCG AACGTATTCATTTTCCTGCTCTTCCTTGGACCTTTCAACTGCTTTGCAAGCTATAGCCGTGCCACTGAACTCTTCTACAGCATCAGTGAAGGGTTGCCTGCTGGGGTCCTCATTGGAAATCTAGCCCAGGATTTACAGCTTCAGGGGGTGGCGGAGaacgaggcagcagcagcaacagaggaaAAGTGGCAGTTTCAGCAATGGGGGAAATCACATCTCTCCTTCAGCTTGGCCTCCCAGGGATTGGGCAGTCAATATGTGAGCCTAGACAACCGGACGGGGGAACTGCGCACCTCAGTGCAGGAGATTGACCGGGAGGCATTGTGCACAGAGGATAATGTTGGCTCTACTGTTgttgcctcttcctcctcatccccAGTTCTGTCCTCTGAATCATGCTTGCTGTTGCTGGATGTTCTGGTGCTGCCTCAGGAGTACTTCCGTTTAGTCAAAGTGAAGATTGCCATCCACGATGTTAACGACAATGCCCCATGCTTCCCCATGCCACAGATATACCTTTTTGTGCCTGAGAATTCGCCTGTCAACACACGCTTAGCTATAGAGCATCCAGCTGTGGACCCAGATATGGGCACCAATGGGGTTCAGACCTACCAGCTACAAGATGACTATGGGGTTTTCACACTAGATGTGGAGGAGAACGAAAATGGGGAAAGAACTCCTTACTTGATTGTAATGGGTGCCTTggacagggaggccagggatgaatATGTCACCCTCATAAATGCAGAGGATGGAGGAGTTCCACCACTGGTGGGCACTGCCACTCTCACCATTGGCATCAGTGACATCAATGACAACTGTCCCCAGTTCAATGACACCCAGCTGAACGTCACTCTCTTTGGGAATTCTAGCATTGGCTTCCACATAGCCTCTGTTCATGCTGTGGATGTAGATCAGGGAATCAATGCAGAGATCAGCTACTCCTACAGCCAAAAGGTGTCTCAGTTGTCCCGTACGTTGTTCTCCCTTGATGCAAGTACAGGTGTTATCAAGCTCTCCAAGAGGATTAATGGTGATACTCCTCGTCTCCATAGGTTAAGTGTACTGGCCAATGGGCCTGGTTGCATCCCAGCTGTTATCACGGTCTTAATATCTATCATCAAAGTCATGATGAGACCTCCTGAAGTGATCCCTCGTTTCATAGCTAATGAAGCAGAAGGAGTGGTTTATTTGAGGGAGCTGGAGCCTGTTAACACTCCAATAGCATTCTTTACCATAAAAGACCCAGATGAAAAATACAAAGTGGATTGTTACTTGGACGGTGATGGTCCATTCAGATTATCACCATACAAACCATACCACAACGAGTATTTACTGGAGACTACAAAGCCACTGGATTACGAGACTCAAGAACAGTATGAAATATCGGTGATTGCATGGAATTCAGAAGGATTCCAGGTAAATAAAGTAGTTAAAGTACATGTTCTGGATGATAATGACAACTCTCCTGTGTTCTCTCAACCATTGGTAGAATTAACTATAGAAGAAAACAATGCTCCCAATGCTTTTTTGACCAAGCTGCATGCCACAGATGCTGACAGTGGAGAAAGAGGGCAAGTGTCTTATTTCCTAGGGCCTGAGGCCCCTTCATATTTTTCTTTAGATAAAGTCACGGGAGTCCTTACAGTGTCCACCCAGCTGGacagagaagaaagagagaaatacCGATATACAGTTAAAGCTGTAGATTCTGGAGTGCCACCACGAGAATCAATAGCTACTGTTACCATCTCAGTACTGGATAAAAATGACAACAGTCCAAGATTTATCAACAAGGATTTTAGTTTTTTTGTACCAGAGAACTTCCCAGGCTTTGGTGAAATTGGAGTTATAAGTGTCACTGATGCAGATATAGGACAAAATGGATGGGTAGCACTTTCAGTTGTAAATGGAAGTGATATCTTTGTTATAGACACTGGCAAAGGAGTGTTGAGAGCTAAGGTCTCCCTAGACAGGGAACAGCAGAGCTCATACATCTTATGGGTTGAAGCAGTTGATGGAGGTGACCCTGCTTTATCCTCTACAGCAAAAATAACCATCCTTTTGCTTGACATAAATGACAACCCGCCACTTGTCTTGTTTCCTCAGTCTAACATGTCTTACCTGCTAGTCCTTCCTTCTACTCTACCTGGATCACCCATCACAGAAGTCTATGCTGTTGATAATGATACGGGCATGAATGCAGTCATAGCATACAGCATCATAGGGAGAAGAGGTCCACGGCCAGAGTCATTTAAGATTGACCCCAAAACAGGCAATATCACTCTGGAAGAATCACTCATGCAAAATGACTATGGCCTCTATCGGCTTCTTGTTAAAGTTAGCGATCACGGTTACCCAGAACCTCTCCATTCCACTGTCATGGTGAACCTTTTTGTCAATGATACTGTGAGCAATGAGAGCTATATTGAAAGCCTGTTAAGAAAGGAGCCTGACATTAATATCGAGGAAAAAGAGCCCCAGATATCTATAGAACCCACACACAAAAGAGCGGAATCAGCATCTTGCATGCCTACCTTAGTTGCCCTGTCAATAATAAGTTTGAGTTCCATAACTTTGGTAACTGGGATGGGTATTTATATCTGCctgaggaaaggaagaaaatatcACAGAGGGGATGAAAACTTGGAAGTACAAATTCCATTAAATGGAAGGATTGATCTACACATGCTGGAGAAGAAACCTGTGGAGATTTCTAACATTTGA